In Bacteroidota bacterium, the DNA window AGCGGTAAAACCATCAGCCTTTCCGGCAGCTACTTCGCAGGTAACTTGTTTACGCTTGTTGCAGCGATGATGTGGGGCTCTTATACCGCATTCAGCCGGCCTGTCACCAGTAAAATTGACCCGATGATACTGATCATCGCAGGATTGCTCTTTGCGTTTCCGTTAAATTTAGGTATTGCAATCCCGTATTTCGAACAAATTGACTGGTCGATTGTAACCTTTTCCGTCTGGGCAGCGATCCTCTATTCGGGCGGCCTTTCCACAGGTATCGCGGTTGCTATCTGGATTATAGTAGTAAAACGTGTAGGTGCAACCCATACCGCCGTATTTGGCAATCTCGTCCCACTTGTTGCTTTGATTGGTGGCTACCTGCTGCTTGGAGAATCCATTACCCTCTTGCAAATAATTGGAGGCGGATTAATTCTGGGCGGCTTGTTGATTATGCGAAGAGACAGAACAGGTGACAGCAAAAGCAACACAGAAAGTAACACAGAAAACGAGGCTGATTGATTGCTCCTTCCTTCAAACCACAACGTGTGCTGCAGTGCATATGCCCTCCGGGTTTAGCTTGAAATATTTTTATAGATTTTTTTCTTTGATGGGTGCCCTGCTGGTCCTTTTATTTCCGCAGCAACGGGCAGCAGCGCAGATTGCCGGCTCCATTCCTGACCTTGCCATCGAAGTTTCTCCGCGGTTTTTCTACGACTATGATAACGAGGGTTATTATGGCCAGTTGATGTATTCGCGTATTGCCTCCTCATTACAGATCGATCCGGACTCAAAAGGTACAGGGCTCGCGCGTACAGCCATCCTTGCTGCCGGCGCGCGGTCAGCAGACCTCAAGACCTATGACTTCCGCTGGCGCGTAGGCGTCATCGATATGGATCTTGTGCGCACCCCACTCAGCATGGGACTTACCCTCATCGATTACGACAAATCAGGCTTCCTCGACCTGGATGTTCGCTGGGTGAACCTCAGGCTTGGCCCGTCGATCTACATTGGCAACGAACGCTCCTTTTTTGCACTAAGGGCTGTAGGCGTTGGCGGGCTAACAACAATTAGAATGGGCGACTTTGCCTACGACGGACTTGGCGCGCTTGAAGACTTGAATACAAAGAAGCGTAGCTATGAAGTTGGATACCTGGGCGAAGTGCGTGTGTTGTTGGCAAACCTCGTTTCCCTTCAATCGACCTTTCAATACCGCAACCAGCTGGGCGGCCTGCGTCCAAATATTTACCAACTGCGCGGCTACCTCGGCTTCCGGATCACCGAAGGGTTTTCTTTGATGGCCACATTTCTTGCTGAAGAGTCATCGGTGGGCAGTTCAACCATTCGCAGAAAAGGCGTTGGCCTGTACATTGGCCTCGTGTATTAGGGCTACCAAAAACTAAAGATGGGCCAACACCTGTGATGCTGCATGCCGGGCTGCGCGTACAGCGCCATCCATGTAACCGGCATACATCGATGCAGTCTCAGCGCCACTCACAATTAAACGCCTCTCATAAAGTGGCTGCCTGAGCAAAGGATGGCCATTGTTTTGGTGTGGCATTAATTCAGGCCCCGTTGCCACGCGAGCAAACGGATCATTCCCCCACAATATATCCCCATATTCCAACACCTCTTTTGCTTCAGCGCCAAAGTACATTGACAGTTGCTGCAGTACTGCATCTCTGCGAGCGTTTGGCGATAGCGCATATACTTGTGGGCCCAGGAAGCCTTTCAGCGCAAAACTTGTTTCATCATCGCTCGCGTGATCATACATTTCCGGGATAATACCGCCATGGCCAAATGCCATCCCGGAAAACCCTTTATCTCGCCAGAACGGATGTTTATATGCAACATAAAACTTGGCGGCATTACCCATCCAGGTTTGCGTGTTTGTCGCAACATCAAACCATTGTTTTGGTGGACCTGGTGACAAAGCCACGGTGTGCGCCAACATTCTGGGAGGCAACGTAGATACAACCAGGTCGGCTTCCACCATTGCACCCGCGCTGGTGTAAAGCGCACACCCTTTTTCTCCAAAGGTTATCGACGCTACTGGAGTTGAAAGTTGTATATCGATGCCATCTATAGCACCGGCTAACGCCTGTATCAGGGTGCTGCTTCCCCCTTTTATCCGGAAACTCGCGGGCTCGCTTTCTGGCACTTGAAATTGCTCCGCTGTTCCGTCAAACGCGGAAGCAAGGAGGCTTGTACCTGAGACGTGCTGGGCAAAATCCCCAATATTTAACTCAGCCAATAACGCCGCCAAATGGGTATGGGATTTAGTAAACCAGGTAGCGCCGGCTTCTGCCCGCGTATTGCCGGCCAGCAGTTTTGTCCATATGCGCCCACCGAGTCGGTCGCGGCCTTCAAGTATTGAAATCTTTACCGGATGTGACTGCAAGAGGTACGCAGTTGTAAGGCCGGACAGCCCTCCCCCAAGAATGACAACATGCATGCGGCAGATTATTTTGTTTTTTTGAGGCGAGGCTTAGGCTTGCTCTGAAAGATAAAAGCTATAGAGAGATCCTTCGTAGTCGCTCAGGATACGGCCTTGTTCTTTTGAGGGACAAAGCCTAATTCTGCATGACAGTAAACCGTGAACCTTCTACAGGATGTTTGACGACTTCAATGCGAACAGGGAATGCCTCTTTGAGGCGGTCCAGGTGGGTAATCACCAGGATTTTGTCAAAGTCTTCCTGAATGACCTGCAAGGCCTCGATGAGATTCTGGATACCTTCTTCATCCTGCGTACCAAAGCCTTCGTCGATCCCCAGCGTTCGGATGCGCACGCCACTCCGTTCAGCTAACATTTGGGAAAGCGCAATCCGAAGCGCAAAGTTTACCCGAAAAGCCTCACCACCAGAGAAGGTTTCATAAGGGCGTGGTACCCCTTGTTCATCCGTGATAATGATTTCCAGCG includes these proteins:
- a CDS encoding DMT family transporter, with product SGKTISLSGSYFAGNLFTLVAAMMWGSYTAFSRPVTSKIDPMILIIAGLLFAFPLNLGIAIPYFEQIDWSIVTFSVWAAILYSGGLSTGIAVAIWIIVVKRVGATHTAVFGNLVPLVALIGGYLLLGESITLLQIIGGGLILGGLLIMRRDRTGDSKSNTESNTENEAD
- a CDS encoding NAD(P)/FAD-dependent oxidoreductase, which produces MHVVILGGGLSGLTTAYLLQSHPVKISILEGRDRLGGRIWTKLLAGNTRAEAGATWFTKSHTHLAALLAELNIGDFAQHVSGTSLLASAFDGTAEQFQVPESEPASFRIKGGSSTLIQALAGAIDGIDIQLSTPVASITFGEKGCALYTSAGAMVEADLVVSTLPPRMLAHTVALSPGPPKQWFDVATNTQTWMGNAAKFYVAYKHPFWRDKGFSGMAFGHGGIIPEMYDHASDDETSFALKGFLGPQVYALSPNARRDAVLQQLSMYFGAEAKEVLEYGDILWGNDPFARVATGPELMPHQNNGHPLLRQPLYERRLIVSGAETASMYAGYMDGAVRAARHAASQVLAHL